One genomic window of Providencia hangzhouensis includes the following:
- a CDS encoding hemin-degrading factor translates to MNSNLYNDYLQAKKMHSDKHSQEIAALLSVSEAQLIHCRVGKDNVQRLVSKPIDILQDLTTIGKAIGITRNQYAVSIQTGAYNNPKFSNHGGLFLNPKALDLRMFFAQWSSVFALTEKMPEGTRHSIQFFDKYGDSLHKVFSTDNSDIAAWQAMIERYSTSENPPIEPKTISPFSEQKISEELASQLEQQWREMTNVHQFFGILKKHNLSRQQVFRVVSQELAWQVPTTALSELLSLAYHAKNEVMLFVGNRGCVQIFTGKINELSSLSVESSQTDWLNVSSTNFKLHIIENGISECWVTRKPTKDGFVTSLEVFDTQGNQIIQMYGQRIEGTPEQIEWSKQILSISRI, encoded by the coding sequence GTGAATTCAAACCTCTATAATGATTACCTGCAAGCTAAGAAAATGCACTCTGATAAGCACTCCCAAGAAATAGCGGCCTTACTTAGCGTATCGGAGGCCCAACTAATTCATTGTCGTGTCGGTAAAGATAATGTTCAACGATTGGTCAGTAAACCTATTGATATCTTGCAAGATTTAACCACAATAGGCAAAGCTATAGGGATCACTCGTAATCAGTACGCTGTTAGTATTCAAACGGGTGCATACAATAACCCAAAATTTAGTAACCACGGTGGGCTATTTCTAAACCCTAAAGCATTAGACTTACGCATGTTCTTTGCGCAGTGGAGCTCAGTTTTTGCACTCACTGAAAAAATGCCAGAGGGAACTCGCCACAGTATTCAATTTTTCGATAAATATGGTGATTCGTTACACAAGGTCTTTTCCACCGACAACTCTGATATAGCTGCTTGGCAAGCCATGATAGAGCGCTACAGCACATCAGAGAATCCGCCTATCGAACCTAAAACAATTTCGCCATTTTCAGAACAGAAAATTAGCGAAGAACTCGCCTCTCAATTAGAGCAACAATGGCGTGAGATGACCAATGTTCATCAGTTCTTTGGTATATTAAAGAAACACAATTTAAGTCGTCAGCAAGTTTTTCGTGTCGTTAGCCAAGAATTAGCATGGCAAGTCCCTACTACGGCTTTATCTGAATTACTCTCTCTTGCATACCATGCAAAAAATGAAGTTATGCTCTTTGTAGGAAACCGTGGGTGTGTGCAAATATTTACAGGAAAAATAAATGAACTATCATCACTCTCTGTTGAAAGTTCTCAAACTGATTGGTTAAATGTTTCAAGTACAAACTTTAAACTTCATATCATTGAAAATGGCATTTCTGAGTGCTGGGTCACACGTAAGCCAACTAAAGATGGCTTTGTGACAAGTCTTGAGGTCTTTGATACCCAAGGTAACCAAATTATTCAAATGTATGGCCAGCGTATTGAAGGCACTCCCGAACAAATAGAATGGAGCAAGCAAATTCTTTCAATATCTCGCATATAA
- a CDS encoding helix-turn-helix domain-containing protein, translating to MSESVVNDIVKWLESQLQRNEGIKIDTIADKSGYSKWHLQRVFKEMKGCTLGEYVRKRRLLEAAKSLREGNLPILDIALQYGFSSQATFTRIFKKHFDTTPAKFRQSGELPECKNFMTCSCHN from the coding sequence ATGTCAGAAAGTGTAGTCAACGATATTGTTAAATGGCTTGAAAGTCAGTTGCAGCGCAATGAAGGCATCAAAATCGACACAATTGCCGATAAAAGCGGCTATTCAAAATGGCATTTACAGCGTGTTTTCAAAGAAATGAAAGGCTGCACGCTTGGTGAATACGTCCGTAAACGTCGTTTATTAGAAGCAGCTAAATCATTACGTGAAGGCAACTTACCTATTCTTGATATCGCATTGCAATATGGCTTTAGTTCACAGGCGACATTTACCCGCATCTTTAAAAAGCACTTTGATACAACGCCTGCAAAATTTCGCCAATCAGGTGAATTACCTGAATGCAAAAACTTTATGACTTGTAGCTGTC